AGTCCTGTGAAAGGGGTTATGCCCTTGTTTCTGTAAGTGTCCAGAGTATTCTTTTGAGAATAATACACAGTTTTGTTCCCATTCTTGTTATCTTTCTGTTCTGAGAGGTGGTTTAGAGGGTTCTTGACTAGATTTCTTAATCGGAAACCTATCACTTCTTTCCTGACATGAAATGTTGCGAGCCTATTCTATAAAACTTGTGTTGACTTGTATGTGCAACATCCCTTGTATTAGAATATATAGTATAGATTAGCTACTGTTGACACTGCAGCTGAGCCCTTCTAGCTTACCCTAGACACCATTACATTTGTATAGGCAGACCCCGACACTCTTCTGGTGCTATTCTTTTTCATTGTAAGTCATTCGTTTATAAGTGGGAGTATTACACGTATTTAAAGACCAATCAATTATGGATTTGTGCGGATGACTTTTTAATTTGCTTCTAGAATAAGAATTAGTTTAAAATTCATGATGCATCACATTCAGTTATTATACTCTTAGCTATCTATTATTACGTTGAATGGATAAACAAGTGACTAGGTGCAATATGTTCTATCTGATAGGAAATGTATGTTCTTCCTGTGTGATCTGTTTAACTTAGTTTTGGTAGGAACGTATGAAATGTTATACTATTTGATTCacattttcagttttttttttttttttttttttttttttttaatttcctttcGCTTGTTTTATTTCCTGAGGCAGTAAAGCATGCAATGTACTTCTCAATTATTGACCAAATACCATTCAGTATTTTCTTATCCATTTTTATGATTGCTAGTTCTATTTCCTAAAAGTtgtactttaattttttaattttgtttttattcataaGCTGTTATCATTCTTATACAGATATGTTGTGCGGGCCAAGGCAGGAAAAAAACAGTCATCTAAAGATGCTTCTGGCAGGTCTATACATTCTGCCGGGGCCTCACTTCGTCGTTATAATGAACTTGCATTAAAGAAGGTGTTCAAATAATAGCGATATTGTTTTTCTtgctaattttttatttgcatgcTAGTCAATTGTTATGCATTCTTGTGTTCTGAAATCAACTGACAGAGCATCCTATATATAGTTTTGGAAGTGGAGTTAGTCATATGCAGGCTAATAAATGATGCTATTTATCTTAATCCATTTCAAAGTGTGAGTGAGAAGTgggaattttaaaattttaattacttgaaAGTGTTTGAGaatgttatttatttcttaataagtAAACCGAACATGGGAAGCATACTCTTCAATTTCAGATCCTTCGAAACCTAAAAGTTTTCCCTTTACCAAATGCCccctatttatattaaaatatatcctACTAAAGCACAGGTTGCTTTCTCTCAATTATGTATAACTATGGTAACGGCTGCTGATCTTGGTTTGTAAAACATCTTAGAACCTCTGATATCATCTGTGTTTACTTAGGGTCTATTTGTTTTGAGAAAACATTTAATGccttaaaaaataatcacaaaattatataaccTTGTTTCCACTTTTCTACAGAAAACAGTGAAAGcaacaaaatattgtttttataattttctgtATGAATCTTTGGAagtagaaaatgaaacaaaattgagtatacattttttttttaattatttgggaAAGTAGGAAAGAATAGCTAACATTTAAATCAAATGTATCCTTATAATTGGTCATGGATTTTACAAATTGACTGTTGCAATGATTCCTCTTCCAATTTTAGTTACAGTTATTCATTGTCAAACTTCCCTGGGGATACAGAAAACCTTTCATACTTATTGCTTTCTTTGTTTGTATGCACCTCCGATTTTTAAATATGGACTGATTATTGGCATGTCACTATTTTAGGAAGTGCATGAACTGTTTACAGCTTGGAAACCCTATTTTGATGTCTCCAATTGCGTATTTATTCATGCTCCTTCAAGTAGTCGTCAACTGCTTTATGATGGAGAAAGACCATATTTTGGTAATCAGCACTGTACTGTTAGAAACATTGCTTTGAGTGTTCGGAGGCCCACGTTCAGGGAGGTAAAGCGTGTATATAGTCATTTGACTCAGGTAACCTACGAAGGTGATGAGAAGGAAGTTTTACAGAGCAAACAAGAGGATTTGGTATCAGTTCccatttctaaaataaatggCAGTCCAATCTCCAACCAAGGGAATGGGGCTGCGTTGCATGACAAAGATAAAGCTGAAGCTTGTTCAAGTAAGAAAAATGATGAACTTTCCATTTCGAGTAATGGAGAAAGTGAGAATGAGCTATCTGGTAAATCAACTCCTTTACATCAGGCAGCCCAATCTGGTGACTCTGTAAAGGTTTTGGAACTCCTGGAACAGGGCTTGGATCCTTGCTCCACAGATGAAAGGGGACGGACCCCATATATGTTGGCACATGACAAAGAAGTGAGGAATAATTTCAGAAGGTTTATGGCATCAAATCTTGACAAATGGGATTGGCATGCTGCCAAAGTACCCAGTGCATTGACCAAAGAAATGGAAGAGTCACAAGCTGCTAAGCAGGTGATTCTGCGACATGTCAAAACAAGTTTTGAATACTGATTTAAAGTCAAAATTGCATTTTTGTATAATTCACTTTGTTTTCTCTATGATTAAAGTAACGATTACCTCTTGCTATGGTAGTACAGGCAGAAAAAGATGCTAAGAGAAAAGCAAGAGCAAAGGAATTAAAGAAATTGCgtaaagcaaaagaaaagaaggcTCAGGTTCGTTTCTTCTTATCTTATATGATTACCTTATTTTTTGAGACCTGTTTCTGAAAGCATTTCACCTTGGTTTATTAAATGTTGTTTAACCGATAGTTTCATTACACATACAGACTTAAATAATTGtagtttcattttattaatgtttaccCTAAAACTTTTAGAGATATCTTTGGTAGTGTTGACATAGTTGTTTAGAgtgaaaatggtattttatcCTTTGATCAACATTCCCCTATTTTTCCTTTCCACCATTGACTACCAAACGCAATGCAATTTAGCTTGTGATGATTGAGTCTTTGGCAAGTATGCATAAACAAATGAACTTTCTGGgaattatgaaaaagaaagggaaactTGTACATACTTCACCAATTTGTGAGTTCTATTATTGTGCTTTAATCTGTTTTTTGTGGTTTCAGTCCTAGGGCAATACCTCAAGCAGTTTATACATTTTTCTGAAGAATTTTTATTCAGAAGCTGCTTTGATTTTCCATATTTCTCATTTACAAACGCATATACACACACTCTTTTACTCATTGTTCATCATTCTTGTGGTAAAAAAGAATTATTCTGAGGAATCATGAACGTGGTGTTCAGGTTGAAGCCACCTTGCCAAAGAATGATTCCAAAACTGTGGAGAAGCAAGTAACAGCTTCATCATCGATAAAGGGACAATCTCAACTAAAAAGTGGCGTGCAATTATCCAAAGAGGTTAGATTCTTAATTTTGATGATGCGTGCTAGCCGAAAATCTTTAAAGGCCACGccattttgtaattttaatgaTGTGTTGAAATTATGCTACGCGTTTATGAGATTATGTTACCCTTCCATCTGAATAGTTTCCACTTTTAACTGCTAATTGTAAATGGGttgcttaatatttttattttttgaaaacagGACCAAATAAGAATGGCACAGGCTGCCGAAAGAGAAAAGCGAGCAGCTGCTGCTGAGAGGAGAATAGCTGCCCTCAATATTCAAGCTAACAGTACAACCGCTGCACCAAGCATGTCAGGGCCTAAAAGTGGATTAGCCGGTGACATTTACTGTTCCTGTTGTAATTCATCACTTGCTGGCAAAGTTCCCTTCCACCGGTATAATTACAAATACTGCAGCACATCATGCATGCATGTACACAAGGACATCCTAGACGATCAATGACAATGTgtttagatatttaaaattttctttttgcaaGTCAAGATTGCTCCAAATATCCATTTTCTTGACTCGGTTGCAAGTTATCTTTGATGGAAAAGGCAAAAAGAAGTGAAGAGTGGTGGGGAGCAGCCGTGGTGGAAGGATTCAATGGTAAATAACATGAGCTGATTATTTCAAAGGAATACAAAATTGTTTTCTAAGCAACATTGATACAGCTAGAGTCATAACAGCCATCTTAGAGCGTTCCCAATCTGTGTTGTGTCAAGCATGAACACAGCAAATGACCAAGTGACAATTTGGCATTGGTCCTGTATTATGCATTTTCTTTTTCCGTATGTGGTTTTTTGTTCGAAGTATAGTCTCTTGACTTTATTTTATCAGGCATGAATTGCCTGTTTCTAAATTAACCAGATCTGAAAGGTAGATTAGTTAAGGACTAGAGCTGTATAACATACTCTCTCCATTGGTGGATAGTAAAAAAGATTATTTGGTATAGCCTCCTCACAATTGTGAAGTGACGTGAATGGTGTTGTTTTGTCCCCCAAgcttttaatcttttaaacttgaattttcaaatttacttCTTGAATGAGCTCAACTGACTCATCTTTTTTTGGCGAGGcaaaaaatttataatcatGATTGACGAACGGTACATTAGTGGATTGATccattcaatattttataataatataatcaaaatgtttatttatttatcagatattattataactatagttgaaaattaaaatgtctaaataaataaattaaacaaccaaattattcaatattattaaatattattttaatatttaaaaagattaaattgtcAATTTATACAATTagaagtaataaataattataaacaaacaattgtgaaaaaaaataaaataagtaaaataaaataaaatattattgttggtAAATTATAAgtcaattcaatttaaaactatttaatctGCAGATTAAGTGAGTTGGATTTAATTTGACCTATATTTCAAAACActaaaattttctcaatttaGCTCAAAACTAGATGAATTAACTCATGGATTGAAACTCATTTTCacacttttaataatttataaacgtcatttttttaaattatgaatattttatttcaactaGATTTTAATGTTAACTTCAAAGGCTCCTATCATCTCTTAAGATTTgttcaacataaaataaataaataaaaatcgtAAAGAAAAATCATAGTTTATCTAACTCATCAAATGTCCAAGTTCAAATCTTAGAAATTTGGTCtaattctaaatttataaacaacattttttttaatttatggatACTTCATTTCAACAAGATTGTAATGTTAACTTAAAAGACTCGTATAATCTCCTAAATTTGTtctacataaaataaaaaaacaaatcattAGTTTATCTAACTTATCACATGTCCAAGTTCAAATCTTAGAAATTTGGTAATCTCACAAAACGTAAATAatgaaaacttaaaattcaaattgGATTCTCTATTACATCTGTGTTTTGGCAATATCTTCTCGCCATTCAATGATTGGATTCTCTATTACATCTGTGTAAGAAATAATGTCAGTTCATAAAATTTATGTCACCAGTTAACATGATTGTATAATTCTTTTATGGACAGTTCTATAAGATGACGATGCTCAATTGAAGACAAGAATCATAAACTTAACATCATATGATacctttacattttttttttcttgatttgagGATATCTGTGTTCACTTTAAATATTGGCATGCTTATAATTTCATGATAAATGAACATCCTTGTAACTATAGATAACTAAGTTAAAACTTCAGGTGCCACAACTTCTCCCTTCCAAGTGCACCCTTTGACAACAAAAGCTTGTGTGTGTGGCATATTAGGGTACTGCTTGGCCTCTAGGGCATGTCTGTTTTCACCCTCGTATGCTTCTCACTTAAGCATTGCCATGGCAGCATTTCGTTCCTTTTCCAGGGCTTCTTTGGTTTTACTGCTTTTTCTTGATTCGTGGTGGCACGTCAAGTGCatcttttatgttttacttGTGGTGGTTGAGTTGCATGAAATAGTAATGGTCACGGTGTTCTTGCATGAGAAAAACTGTTTGAAGAAATTAACGTTGTTATGGAGACCAAAGATCACGGAACACGAACTCTTTGCAACAACAGGGTTTGCAACTTACATGGATTTGGTGTAATTGTGGACGTGGAAGAATAAATGTTTGTTCGTATAAATATTATTGGGTAAAATGTGTTTctttacttaaattattttttaaaattgtatttagtTATTGCTTTAAAGAATGTACTATTTTGTCTCTACAATTCAAGTCGCTTTCCTCACTATAACCTCAACATGAACTCCACCTTCCTGGGCACCAAAATCTCATTATGATTATGTGTAGCTCTCCGAAATACCCTCCTTTTCTCCTTAGGAATCGTTGTGACACGTATTGTCATTTGGAACGAAGTTCTCATTGCTTTCAACAAAACTCTAGTTGCACACATTTTCCTAACTGTAAAATCCTTCCACGACACTTTCTCCCTCCCATTCACACTACCTTTCAAGTCTCACCTCTCACGGGATCCCTCGTACTAGCCCCCACCCTTTTTGTCCACGAGCATGCGGTCAACTAACCTTCGTTGCGAAAAAACTTGATCACCGTTGTTTTATTCATGCAATCAAGCATATAATTTATAGACCCACATTTTTCTAACGATTgtactcaaaataaaatataaaaaagagcTATAAACGACTAACAAATTTATTACAAAACTCCATTGCTAATACATTAACTACCCATAACATAACAGTTATAAACGAGGTTCGGTCATATGCCAAGTTAATTAATCAATGTTAAACCTATATACCAAGTTAATTAATCAATGTTAAACCTACTTAGAAGTAAAGTGTGATTACTCATAATTGAATCGTAATTAGGCTATTACTAATCAAAAAGttcatcccaaaatatataaagataagtTTGAGATAAGAAAATAGGTGATTTTGCATTTACTGTGTCATTAATACATGAGCTTTCAAATATTTACTGACTTTGACATCAAA
This sequence is a window from Vigna angularis cultivar LongXiaoDou No.4 chromosome 2, ASM1680809v1, whole genome shotgun sequence. Protein-coding genes within it:
- the LOC108329706 gene encoding uncharacterized protein LOC108329706, producing the protein MATHLATAKATGTTSSQDKRHRSIFDVPSNFFDSSRLLPSPHSSVSNHHTVDQTQTLEPSSNDVVIFDDSQNAVVSAPRLTCNTCRTQFDSLQDQRGHFKSDIHRFNVKLTIAGKNIVKEEDFEVLTSEFVKDYDMSSISGSESDDSQSEIVLHDKSSENFKQKLFFLLQTGLRVSVWKCLIMNVTENVLYDDEKAENDVVQKLKSLTAEPRNNTQLRIVLLASGGHFAGCVFDGDVVVAHKTFHRYVVRAKAGKKQSSKDASGRSIHSAGASLRRYNELALKKEVHELFTAWKPYFDVSNCVFIHAPSSSRQLLYDGERPYFGNQHCTVRNIALSVRRPTFREVKRVYSHLTQVTYEGDEKEVLQSKQEDLVSVPISKINGSPISNQGNGAALHDKDKAEACSSKKNDELSISSNGESENELSGKSTPLHQAAQSGDSVKVLELLEQGLDPCSTDERGRTPYMLAHDKEVRNNFRRFMASNLDKWDWHAAKVPSALTKEMEESQAAKQAEKDAKRKARAKELKKLRKAKEKKAQVEATLPKNDSKTVEKQVTASSSIKGQSQLKSGVQLSKEDQIRMAQAAEREKRAAAAERRIAALNIQANSTTAAPSMSGPKSGLAGDIYCSCCNSSLAGKVPFHRYNYKYCSTSCMHVHKDILDDQ